The genomic stretch GCTGCGAGAGCCTGTCGAACCGCAGGAGGCTCGACGCGCCGGCGGGCTCCATGTCCAGGCCCGCGGTCGTCTCGTCGACGAAGTGGTTGGTGAGCCAGAGCACGTCGTCCTCGGGCGCGCGCACGCCGACCGCCGTGGCCGTCATCTCGAACGCGGCCGCCTCCCCCGCCGTCCCGTCGGCCATGCCGAACTGCTCGACCGTCATGTGATCCGACCCGAGCACCGCGGAGGTCGCGGCGTCGAGCGAGTCCGCCCACGCGAGCAGCATGCCGAGCATCTGGACGTGGCTGCGCCCGACGAGGTCGTGCTGATCGCCGTCGAGCGGATCCGACTCGTTGGATCCGATGCTGAGCCCGTGCCAGTTCATGCCCGTGTACGGGCTCAGGCTCCCCGGGAAGCCCACCGTGACGTGGGGGTTCAGCCCGTCGGGCTCGCGCACGAAGATCACCGGGAACTCGACGAGGTAGTCGATGTCGCCCCAGTCGAGGATGCGCGCGTGGTAGAGCCGGCCGTCCGCGGTCGCCGCGCCGCGCGCCATGAGCTGCGAGCACCCCGGCGCGAGCGCCGTCCCCGCGCCCTTCACGGGCAGGTACTCGCCGAGGTACTCCACCAGGACGTCCCCGAAGTTGACGAGCAGGCACAGCTCCATGGTCCAGCCCACGTCGCCCGCGGCGGCCACCATCCCCTCGCACTCCTCGATGACCGCGGGGTACGAGTGCGAGGCGGCG from Pseudomonadota bacterium encodes the following:
- a CDS encoding C45 family autoproteolytic acyltransferase/hydrolase; translated protein: AASHSYPAVIEECEGMVAAAGDVGWTMELCLLVNFGDVLVEYLGEYLPVKGAGTALAPGCSQLMARGAATADGRLYHARILDWGDIDYLVEFPVIFVREPDGLNPHVTVGFPGSLSPYTGMNWHGLSIGSNESDPLDGDQHDLVGRSHVQMLGMLLAWADSLDAATSAVLGSDHMTVEQFGMADGTAGEAAAFEMTATAVGVRAPEDDVLWLTNHFVDETTAGLDMEPAGASSLLRFDRLSQLAAPDGVDTRYGEIDPEVLVEILRDRVNPYTFEESSIDDFDNDSSLATNGALYQIVFSPEELVFWVAAGAIPVPQQPFVGFSVGELLGMDGAVAAEPAIIE